One Campylobacter pinnipediorum subsp. caledonicus genomic window carries:
- a CDS encoding VacJ family lipoprotein, with product MKIFFAILITFSLSFSDDFDDFDNEFSDDKQVVFDPLSGYNRVMTNVNDFIYLNIFDPVVYGYKVVVPEQGRTAIGNFFDNLLFPIRFVNNILQFKFGNARDETLRFVANTIMGFGGISDIATTYYKIPRHDEDFGQTLGYWGIGKGFHVVLPILGPSNLRDMFGIAGDYFSDPTTYFGEDDVASGVKVFGKLNSNSLQIPYKEIRKDAIELYPFLRDAYEQRRDFLIKE from the coding sequence ATGAAAATATTTTTTGCCATTCTTATTACATTTAGCTTGTCGTTTTCTGATGATTTTGATGATTTTGATAACGAATTTTCTGATGATAAGCAAGTAGTATTTGATCCACTAAGTGGTTATAATAGGGTTATGACAAATGTAAATGATTTTATTTACCTAAATATTTTTGATCCTGTGGTTTATGGATATAAGGTTGTCGTTCCAGAACAAGGAAGAACTGCTATAGGCAATTTTTTTGATAATTTACTTTTTCCAATCCGTTTTGTAAATAATATCTTACAATTTAAATTTGGTAATGCTAGGGACGAAACACTTAGATTTGTAGCAAATACAATTATGGGATTTGGTGGCATTAGCGATATAGCTACAACTTATTATAAAATACCTAGACATGATGAAGATTTTGGTCAAACTCTTGGATATTGGGGAATAGGAAAAGGATTTCATGTGGTATTGCCTATACTAGGACCTTCAAATTTAAGAGATATGTTTGGTATAGCTGGAGATTATTTTTCAGATCCTACTACATATTTTGGAGAAGATGATGTAGCCAGTGGTGTAAAAGTATTTGGAAAACTAAACTCAAATTCTTTACAGATACCGTATAAAGAAATTAGAAAAGATGCGATAGAGTTATATCCATTTTTACGTGATGCCTATGAGCAAAGGCGAGATTTTTTGATAAAGGAATAA
- a CDS encoding Mrp/NBP35 family ATP-binding protein — MLNKDEILNRLKAVSYPGFDKSIVDFGFVKNIEIADKIKIDIEIVSSNPEVANTLKADVDRVLVGNEYELNIIQPKIPEEKSNSQSGKNLIPQVKNVIMISSGKGGVGKSTTTLNLAISMAKLGKKVGLLDADIYGPNIPRMLGEVNTQPSVVGQKLKPIQSHGIEMMSMGVLMEEGMSLIWRGSMIMKAIEQLLRDVLWSELDVLFLDMPPGTGDAQLTLAQSVPVTAGVCVTTPQVVALDDSKRGLDMFEKLHIPIAGIVENMSGFICPDNGKEYDIFGKGTTDELAKIYKTDILAQIPIEPAVRLGGDSGKPISFYNPDSVTAKRYQEAAIKIWEKIEKINQDGGADNSEIQPVMNGKSACSQ, encoded by the coding sequence ATGCTAAATAAAGATGAAATTTTAAATCGTCTAAAAGCTGTATCATACCCAGGTTTTGATAAAAGCATAGTTGATTTTGGATTTGTAAAAAATATAGAAATAGCAGATAAAATAAAAATAGACATAGAAATAGTAAGCTCAAATCCTGAGGTTGCAAATACTTTAAAAGCTGATGTTGATAGAGTTTTAGTTGGTAACGAATATGAGCTAAATATAATTCAACCAAAAATACCAGAAGAAAAAAGTAACTCTCAAAGTGGTAAAAATTTAATACCACAAGTAAAAAATGTAATAATGATAAGCTCTGGAAAGGGTGGTGTTGGAAAAAGTACAACAACACTAAACCTAGCCATATCAATGGCAAAACTTGGAAAAAAAGTAGGCTTACTTGATGCCGATATATATGGTCCAAATATACCTAGAATGCTTGGAGAGGTAAATACCCAACCATCTGTTGTTGGACAAAAATTAAAACCTATACAAAGCCACGGTATTGAAATGATGAGTATGGGCGTTCTTATGGAAGAAGGAATGAGCCTTATTTGGCGCGGTTCTATGATAATGAAAGCTATAGAGCAACTTTTAAGAGATGTTTTATGGAGTGAGTTAGATGTATTATTTTTAGATATGCCTCCAGGAACTGGTGATGCACAACTTACACTAGCTCAAAGTGTTCCTGTAACAGCTGGGGTTTGCGTAACAACACCTCAAGTAGTAGCCCTTGATGATAGTAAACGTGGGCTTGACATGTTTGAAAAACTCCATATTCCAATCGCTGGTATAGTTGAAAATATGAGTGGTTTTATATGCCCTGATAATGGTAAAGAGTATGATATATTTGGAAAAGGCACAACCGATGAGTTGGCTAAAATTTACAAAACAGATATACTAGCTCAAATACCAATAGAACCAGCAGTAAGACTCGGTGGAGATAGTGGAAAACCGATAAGTTTTTACAATCCTGACTCAGTAACTGCAAAAAGATATCAAGAAGCAGCTATCAAAATTTGGGAAAAAATAGAAAAAATAAACCAAGATGGTGGAGCAGATAACTCAGAAATACAACCAGTGATGAACGGCAAATCAGCTTGTAGTCAATAA
- a CDS encoding ATP/GTP-binding protein: MQTKLYSQSNFNSFDFSFKTSSGDKINLAMYDNKNVEYKNATDGNTSFTSLSLKHEYGYEFSYVGDGLDANDMAEIKKALEEISPKIDEFMKNVNEGMNFSNQEIANLANSMKQKLPEARDLNHSNLIADSTLKAFDDLLAKNKASRDLLIKTQKLFENLLDKTNKFSFYV; this comes from the coding sequence ATGCAAACTAAATTATATTCACAATCAAATTTTAACTCTTTTGACTTTTCTTTCAAAACAAGCTCTGGAGATAAAATAAATCTTGCAATGTATGATAATAAAAATGTAGAGTATAAAAATGCAACAGACGGAAATACTAGTTTTACATCTCTTAGTTTAAAGCACGAATATGGATATGAGTTTTCTTATGTAGGCGATGGATTGGATGCAAATGATATGGCTGAGATAAAAAAGGCATTGGAAGAAATTTCGCCAAAAATAGATGAATTTATGAAAAATGTAAACGAGGGTATGAATTTTTCAAATCAAGAAATAGCAAATCTAGCAAATTCAATGAAACAAAAACTCCCGGAAGCTAGAGATTTAAATCATTCAAATCTTATCGCAGATAGCACCCTTAAAGCTTTTGATGATTTATTGGCAAAAAATAAAGCTAGTAGAGATTTGCTTATAAAAACACAAAAATTATTTGAGAATTTACTTGATAAGACAAATAAATTCTCGTTTTATGTCTAG
- a CDS encoding dUTP diphosphatase: MQTKELIFNMIKMQQKLNDDTNGLGWENGYTNKNKIISWRRCIYMECAELIDSFAWKHWKDISSQTDEENLRVEVVDIWHFIMSLMLEQYHIKGLGDIEKLCNDIVFSSGFDDFCKEAYNVKNESIYEIINDIERLINECSSFEYDMFDILKKYFVVALKCGVNLESLYECYVAKNVLNKFRQDNGYKEGTYKKIWDNREDNVVMSEIIKLGVINTDEIYDALQKEYAKIK, encoded by the coding sequence ATGCAAACAAAAGAATTGATTTTTAATATGATAAAAATGCAACAAAAGCTAAATGATGATACCAATGGTCTTGGATGGGAAAATGGCTATACAAATAAAAATAAGATTATAAGTTGGCGAAGATGTATATATATGGAGTGTGCTGAGCTTATAGATAGCTTTGCTTGGAAACATTGGAAAGATATATCATCTCAAACAGATGAAGAAAATTTAAGAGTAGAAGTTGTTGATATTTGGCATTTTATAATGAGTTTAATGCTTGAACAATACCATATAAAAGGCTTGGGTGATATAGAAAAACTTTGCAATGATATAGTTTTTTCTAGTGGTTTTGATGATTTTTGTAAAGAGGCTTATAATGTAAAAAATGAAAGCATATATGAGATAATAAACGATATAGAAAGACTTATAAATGAATGTAGTAGTTTTGAGTATGATATGTTTGATATTTTAAAGAAGTATTTTGTAGTCGCCTTAAAATGCGGAGTAAATTTAGAATCTTTATATGAATGTTATGTTGCAAAAAATGTCTTAAATAAATTTAGACAAGATAATGGATATAAAGAGGGAACTTATAAAAAAATATGGGATAACCGTGAAGATAATGTTGTAATGAGTGAAATTATAAAGCTTGGTGTAATAAACACTGATGAGATTTATGATGCATTGCAAAAAGAATATGCAAAAATAAAATGA
- a CDS encoding MlaC/ttg2D family ABC transporter substrate-binding protein translates to MKILKFILVLMFTITFGFCIEKNEIRDIVSKKMDNALAVLSNKSLDEDEKLKLVFAEFDPIFDYEQMAKISLGRNYKALSKEQQKEFAKAFEINLKDNYIDKIKNYAGQDIVLKDAIEPQQNRYFLKGEVVDNGNVYNFTYKFYNAKERGWLVYDIDIVGISIIQTYRSQFGDLLENTDFSVLMKKLNKSNEN, encoded by the coding sequence ATGAAAATTTTAAAATTTATACTGGTTTTAATGTTTACAATAACTTTTGGTTTTTGCATTGAAAAAAACGAGATAAGAGATATTGTATCTAAAAAAATGGATAATGCTTTAGCTGTTTTAAGCAATAAAAGCTTAGATGAAGATGAAAAATTGAAGTTGGTTTTTGCTGAATTTGATCCTATATTTGATTATGAACAAATGGCAAAAATAAGTTTGGGTAGAAACTATAAAGCTTTAAGTAAAGAACAACAAAAAGAATTTGCAAAAGCTTTTGAGATAAATTTGAAAGATAATTATATTGATAAAATTAAAAATTATGCAGGTCAAGATATTGTCTTAAAAGATGCCATAGAGCCTCAACAAAATAGATACTTTCTTAAAGGTGAGGTTGTTGATAACGGAAATGTGTATAATTTTACATATAAATTTTATAATGCAAAAGAGCGTGGCTGGCTTGTTTATGATATAGACATTGTTGGTATAAGTATAATTCAAACATATAGAAGTCAATTTGGAGATTTACTTGAAAATACAGATTTTTCTGTTTTAATGAAAAAGCTAAATAAATCAAACGAGAATTAA
- a CDS encoding AMP-binding protein — translation MKEVNIYNFLENSLPNFKDKILFFDKDKYITYAEFDLLTSKIASKILSFSLKKMPILILLPKGIDCIGSMFATARSGNFYCVLDIKNPEDRIKKIVKTLKPKLLITSKKFDFNFLDIETIYCEDFDSFLINDKMLKIAENEVIDTDLLYVLFTSGTTGEPKGVCIPHKNAIEYIDWVCSTFEFNEKDVISNSANLYADKSIFDIFSGIKVGATIHLLDSFMSIFPDTLLSYWKQHGITTINLVPSVFSIISNSGALYKYDLPDLKKIFSGGEIIQTKQFNAWINKFPNAKFVNLYGPTEITSNCAYFVINRKFNDDDIIPIGKARRNFDILLLNADGKIINNRDIGKKGEICVRGSSISYGYYANQCETNKRFIQNPYNKLYEEKIYKTGDIGFYNKNMELVCIGRLDNQIKIAGHRVELEEIENTCLSIEGVDFAACIFKEKLICFYISSINEMKIKQLLSNKLINYMMPDKFIKLKTMPLNANGKIDRKGLVKIYESFKKDF, via the coding sequence TTGAAAGAAGTTAATATATATAATTTCTTAGAAAATTCATTACCGAATTTCAAAGATAAAATACTTTTTTTTGACAAAGATAAGTATATAACTTATGCTGAATTTGATCTATTAACCTCAAAAATAGCAAGCAAAATTTTAAGTTTTAGCCTTAAAAAGATGCCTATATTGATCTTATTGCCAAAAGGAATAGATTGTATAGGAAGTATGTTTGCAACAGCAAGAAGTGGCAATTTTTATTGTGTATTAGATATTAAAAATCCAGAAGATCGTATAAAAAAAATAGTTAAAACATTAAAACCAAAACTATTAATAACAAGTAAAAAGTTTGATTTTAATTTTTTGGATATAGAAACAATTTATTGTGAAGATTTTGATAGTTTTTTAATAAATGACAAAATGCTTAAAATTGCAGAAAATGAAGTTATAGATACGGATTTATTATATGTTTTATTTACATCGGGTACGACAGGGGAGCCAAAAGGAGTCTGTATACCTCACAAAAATGCAATAGAGTATATAGACTGGGTGTGTAGCACTTTTGAGTTTAATGAAAAAGATGTTATTTCTAATAGTGCTAACTTATATGCAGACAAATCTATATTTGATATATTTTCAGGTATTAAGGTCGGAGCTACTATACATTTATTGGATTCTTTTATGTCTATTTTTCCAGATACGTTGTTATCATATTGGAAACAGCATGGTATCACAACAATAAACCTAGTTCCTTCGGTATTTTCTATAATATCTAATTCAGGAGCATTGTATAAATATGATTTGCCAGATCTAAAGAAGATATTTTCTGGAGGTGAGATAATTCAAACAAAACAATTTAATGCATGGATCAACAAATTTCCAAATGCTAAGTTTGTAAATTTGTATGGACCAACAGAAATCACAAGTAATTGTGCCTACTTTGTAATAAATAGGAAATTTAACGATGATGATATTATTCCTATAGGTAAAGCAAGAAGAAATTTTGATATTTTATTGCTAAATGCTGATGGTAAAATAATAAACAATCGAGATATTGGCAAAAAAGGAGAAATATGTGTTAGAGGAAGCTCGATTTCATATGGATACTATGCCAATCAATGCGAAACAAATAAGCGTTTTATACAAAATCCATATAATAAATTATATGAAGAAAAAATTTATAAAACAGGAGATATTGGATTTTATAATAAAAATATGGAGCTTGTATGCATTGGAAGACTTGACAATCAGATTAAAATCGCAGGTCATAGAGTAGAATTAGAAGAAATAGAAAATACATGTTTATCTATAGAAGGTGTTGATTTTGCTGCTTGTATTTTTAAAGAAAAGCTAATTTGTTTTTATATATCAAGTATAAATGAGATGAAAATCAAACAATTACTATCAAATAAGCTTATAAATTATATGATGCCTGATAAATTTATAAAATTAAAAACAATGCCATTAAATGCCAATGGTAAGATAGACAGAAAAGGATTGGTGAAAATATATGAATCATTTAAAAAGGATTTTTGA
- a CDS encoding AAC(3) family N-acetyltransferase, whose product MMPTFTYSFCDRDIYDKEKSKSKVGILGEFFRKLKGVYRTDDPIFSFAVSAISVVDARKNLNLFVDILKKDENYFNL is encoded by the coding sequence ATGATGCCCACTTTTACATATAGCTTTTGTGATAGAGATATTTATGATAAAGAAAAATCAAAAAGTAAAGTTGGTATTTTAGGCGAATTCTTTAGAAAATTAAAAGGGGTATATAGGACAGATGATCCTATATTTTCTTTTGCTGTTTCTGCTATAAGTGTTGTAGATGCTAGAAAAAATTTAAATCTTTTTGTTGATATTTTAAAAAAAGATGAAAACTATTTTAATCTATAA
- a CDS encoding EI24 domain-containing protein, with protein sequence MIDIFRLSFADFWSKKIMLLSVLPFLLSVLVFGFSAYFASVNLTEFIIDTLSGWGYEYFDLNKYSFFQAITEGVLFKWTFYSIIYVLVAYFVLVASVFSSLIIVGFLTPMVVKEINLRHYNIDIENPVNFIFVTKSMCAILIKFIFIFIVCLPFLFLPFVNFIIISVPFFYLYYKFLLIDVGSNILNEIKFKIAYLENGGFLFMLSCLAFYAVCLIPILGLFFQLFFVIFLTHLLVRRYVLKI encoded by the coding sequence ATGATAGATATTTTTAGACTTAGCTTTGCTGATTTTTGGAGTAAGAAGATAATGCTCCTTTCTGTTTTGCCATTTTTGCTTAGTGTCCTTGTTTTTGGCTTTTCTGCTTATTTTGCCAGTGTGAATTTAACCGAGTTTATTATAGACACATTGTCAGGATGGGGATATGAATATTTTGATTTAAATAAGTATAGTTTTTTTCAAGCCATAACAGAAGGTGTTTTATTTAAGTGGACCTTTTATTCAATCATATATGTTTTGGTTGCTTATTTTGTGTTGGTGGCTAGTGTGTTTTCATCTTTAATAATTGTTGGTTTTTTAACACCTATGGTTGTTAAAGAGATAAATTTAAGGCATTATAATATAGATATAGAAAATCCTGTAAATTTCATATTTGTAACAAAAAGTATGTGTGCTATTTTGATTAAATTTATTTTTATTTTTATTGTTTGTTTGCCATTTTTGTTTTTGCCATTTGTAAATTTTATTATTATAAGTGTGCCGTTTTTTTATCTTTATTATAAATTTTTACTTATTGATGTTGGTTCAAACATACTAAATGAGATTAAATTTAAAATAGCTTATTTGGAAAATGGTGGATTTTTATTTATGCTATCTTGTCTTGCGTTTTACGCTGTCTGTTTAATCCCTATTTTAGGATTATTTTTTCAATTATTCTTTGTAATATTTTTAACACATTTACTTGTCAGAAGATATGTTTTAAAGATTTAA
- a CDS encoding efflux RND transporter permease subunit, which produces MKKVLKYTIVYSKIILAFVFFATIFFGYYSTKLQIDASSETLLLENDKDLSIWRDISKRYVSPNFLVVTYTPKDSILSEKSINLISSLSSELEKNELVTSVVSIINVPLLKSVKGGIGGILDHTPTLIDKDIDKKLVEDEFKNSPIYSQNLISKDLKTTAIVLNLKSDVKFNKLLSERNLLLAFESNSTITNEQKQKLLKIKNEFKEYRDELRIKEHQNLEQIKSTISKFNNQDNVLFLGGANMIADDMVSFVKDDIFIYGISVTILLCISLWLFFRQIIWVVLPISICILSVLFSMGVFGFFGWEITVVSSNFVSLVLIISISIIIHLIVSYREFYIKHPKFTQKQLVYITMRDKASPSFWAILTTIIGFTSLMSADIKPVVMLGLMMSAGISISLLLAFLVFSSIISNINKIPPKETFENKFHITEYCANFAIKDKKIIYIVCSILLCFGVFGISKVKVENSFIGYFKENTEIRQSMQVIDENLGGTIPLDIIVKFKEEKKDTQDEFDEFESEFNKDANDAKYWFNSYHTRIAEKIHDHLTKQRFVGSVSSLGTLIKVIKELNNGEVDDFLLAAMYEKLPLEYKNILLTPYVNVKDNELRFSLRIIDSDKDLRRDEFLKNLKSSLDELTKDDNVEVSIAGLMVLYNNVLLNLVTSQIDTLSISLFVLFVLFCFIFRNLKIASLAIIANVLPLCVLFGIIGVFGIPLDVMSITIAAISIGIGVDDIIHYTHRFLHEKKTKNTVDSIKQAHSSIGYAMYYTSFTIILGFSVMITSNFIPTIYFGLLTVLVMGLMLISALVLYPKMIMSFYKR; this is translated from the coding sequence TTGAAAAAAGTATTAAAATACACAATAGTATATTCAAAAATCATATTAGCTTTTGTTTTTTTTGCTACTATTTTTTTTGGATATTATTCTACAAAGCTACAAATAGATGCATCTTCGGAAACACTTTTACTAGAGAATGATAAAGATTTGTCTATATGGCGTGATATATCAAAAAGATATGTATCTCCAAATTTTTTAGTTGTTACATATACACCTAAAGATAGTATCTTATCAGAAAAAAGCATAAATCTAATATCTAGCCTAAGTAGTGAACTTGAAAAAAATGAGCTTGTGACAAGTGTAGTCTCTATAATAAATGTCCCACTGTTAAAGAGTGTAAAAGGTGGAATAGGTGGTATTTTAGATCATACTCCAACGCTTATAGACAAAGATATTGATAAGAAGTTGGTTGAAGATGAGTTTAAAAATAGCCCTATTTATAGTCAAAATTTAATTAGTAAAGATCTTAAAACAACAGCAATAGTATTAAATCTAAAATCAGATGTTAAGTTTAATAAATTGCTTAGTGAAAGAAATTTATTATTAGCATTTGAATCAAACTCAACTATAACAAACGAGCAAAAGCAAAAACTTCTAAAAATCAAGAATGAATTTAAAGAGTATAGAGATGAACTACGCATAAAAGAACATCAAAACTTAGAACAAATCAAAAGCACTATATCTAAGTTTAATAACCAGGATAATGTTTTATTTTTGGGTGGTGCAAATATGATAGCTGATGATATGGTAAGCTTTGTAAAAGATGATATTTTTATCTACGGTATTAGTGTTACTATTTTATTATGCATTAGTTTATGGTTATTTTTTAGGCAGATTATTTGGGTGGTTTTGCCTATTTCTATATGTATTTTAAGTGTTCTTTTTTCTATGGGCGTGTTTGGTTTTTTTGGCTGGGAGATCACAGTTGTTTCATCAAATTTTGTCTCTTTGGTTTTGATAATAAGCATATCAATTATAATACATTTGATAGTTAGCTATAGGGAATTTTATATCAAACATCCAAAATTTACACAAAAACAATTAGTCTATATCACCATGAGAGATAAGGCTAGTCCATCTTTTTGGGCGATCTTAACAACTATCATAGGTTTTACATCTCTTATGAGTGCCGATATAAAACCAGTTGTTATGCTTGGGCTTATGATGAGTGCTGGTATTAGTATATCGTTGTTATTAGCTTTCTTGGTTTTTAGTAGTATTATTTCAAATATAAATAAAATACCTCCAAAAGAGACATTTGAAAACAAATTTCATATAACAGAGTATTGTGCTAATTTTGCTATAAAAGATAAAAAAATAATATATATAGTTTGCTCTATCTTACTTTGCTTTGGTGTTTTTGGAATAAGTAAAGTAAAAGTTGAAAATAGTTTTATTGGTTATTTTAAAGAAAATACTGAGATTAGACAAAGCATGCAAGTTATTGATGAAAATCTTGGTGGAACTATACCTCTTGATATTATTGTTAAATTTAAAGAAGAAAAAAAAGATACACAAGATGAATTTGATGAGTTTGAGAGCGAGTTTAATAAAGATGCAAATGATGCAAAGTATTGGTTTAATAGTTATCATACTCGTATAGCAGAAAAGATACACGATCATCTAACAAAACAAAGATTTGTTGGTTCTGTTAGTTCTTTGGGGACTTTAATAAAAGTCATTAAAGAATTAAATAATGGTGAAGTTGATGATTTTTTACTTGCAGCAATGTATGAAAAACTTCCTTTAGAATATAAAAACATACTCTTAACCCCTTATGTTAATGTTAAAGATAATGAGCTTCGTTTTTCTTTAAGAATTATTGATAGCGATAAAGATTTAAGAAGAGATGAGTTTTTAAAAAATCTCAAATCATCGCTGGATGAGCTAACAAAAGATGATAATGTTGAAGTTAGTATTGCAGGACTTATGGTTCTTTATAATAATGTGTTGCTTAACTTAGTAACATCACAGATAGATACTTTAAGTATAAGTTTATTTGTCCTTTTTGTTCTGTTTTGTTTTATTTTTAGAAATTTAAAGATAGCTTCACTTGCTATAATCGCAAATGTCTTGCCACTTTGTGTTTTGTTTGGAATAATTGGAGTATTTGGTATACCATTGGATGTAATGAGTATAACAATAGCAGCTATAAGTATAGGGATAGGTGTTGATGATATTATTCACTATACTCATAGATTTTTGCATGAAAAAAAGACAAAAAACACAGTAGATAGTATCAAACAAGCGCATTCTAGTATAGGTTATGCTATGTATTATACATCTTTTACTATCATTTTGGGTTTTAGTGTTATGATAACTAGTAACTTTATACCTACTATTTATTTTGGATTATTGACAGTTTTAGTTATGGGGCTTATGCTTATATCTGCCCTTGTTTTGTATCCTAAGATGATTATGAGTTTTTATAAAAGATAA